The following proteins come from a genomic window of Bradyrhizobium paxllaeri:
- a CDS encoding PAS domain-containing sensor histidine kinase, producing MSGVVAAMRRTLLSCTSLARHGTFALAIALPALSKPAFAADLTITQAISALFDLNHQEFAALTTALSLLGFTVVAAVLLMRTRIRATRTELSLRSDIADLQVQADRLRALLFAEPQVLISWAAGDNRPQISGDTSLLISQDALSNSPQRILAFGTWLPPEPALQMDHAVDLLCEAGEGFLLNLSTSNGRAIEAMGRAIGGQAIVRIRELGGLRRDLAEANLRYRALLEETDLLRDFAAAAPWPIWAKSAEGNLRYANTAYVRATEGANLADAIHRNLELLENDQRVEMGKVLNDNSTFSARLPIVVGGERRIYDVQALRLSGGSAGIAIDASEATALHDAMERMAEAHRRTLDQLSSGVAVFDGHRRLAFYNESYRRLWSLDQAFLDSNPDDSSVLDRLRATRKLPEQPDFRAWKAKLHEAYRAVEPATYSWFLPDGRALSVVTTPNLEGGVTYLFDNVTESLDLARRYDRLTRVQHETLDNLAEAVAVFGSNGRVELFNPAFVKMWKLSADSLKEQPHIETVEAWCKPLFDDALTWRALREAITGIENRAQVALKLERKDGSVLDCMTMPLPDGATLLTFQDITDTENVERALRERNEALEAADQMKVDFVHHVSYELRAPLTTIIGFAHFLSDPSTGPLTPKQAEYLDYVTKSTNALLALTNNILDLATIDAGAMKLELGPVNIEKAIQAAAEGIQDRLATDRIELKVDIDPNIGNFTGDERRVVQVLYNLLANAVGFSPHDAAVIISARRTEHRVIFTVSDSGPGIPADVKDKVFDWFESHSHGSRHRGAGLGLSLVRSFVELHGGKVRVDSVVGKGTTVTCDFPVDQNAHRNAAE from the coding sequence ATGTCGGGCGTAGTCGCGGCGATGCGTCGAACCCTGCTGTCGTGCACCTCACTGGCGCGCCACGGCACGTTCGCGCTTGCCATCGCTCTCCCCGCGTTGTCTAAACCCGCATTCGCCGCCGATTTGACTATCACACAGGCAATTTCCGCCTTGTTCGACCTCAATCACCAGGAATTCGCGGCGCTGACGACGGCGCTGTCGCTGCTCGGCTTCACCGTGGTGGCGGCGGTCCTCTTGATGCGCACCCGCATTAGGGCCACCCGAACGGAACTCAGCCTGCGCTCCGACATCGCCGACCTGCAGGTGCAGGCCGACCGGCTGCGCGCGCTCCTGTTCGCCGAGCCGCAGGTTCTCATCTCGTGGGCGGCGGGCGACAACCGGCCCCAGATCAGCGGCGACACCTCGCTTTTGATCTCGCAGGACGCGCTGTCGAACTCGCCGCAACGCATCCTCGCCTTCGGAACGTGGCTGCCGCCGGAACCAGCGTTGCAGATGGACCATGCGGTCGATTTGCTATGCGAAGCCGGCGAAGGTTTTCTGCTCAACCTTTCCACCTCGAACGGCCGCGCCATCGAAGCGATGGGCCGCGCCATCGGCGGTCAAGCCATTGTGCGGATTCGCGAACTCGGCGGGCTGCGTCGTGACTTGGCCGAAGCCAATCTGCGCTACAGAGCGCTGCTGGAGGAGACCGATCTATTGCGCGACTTCGCCGCCGCGGCGCCCTGGCCGATCTGGGCCAAGAGCGCCGAGGGCAATCTGCGTTACGCCAATACGGCCTATGTGCGCGCCACCGAGGGCGCGAACCTCGCAGACGCGATCCACCGCAACCTCGAACTGCTGGAGAACGACCAGCGCGTCGAGATGGGCAAGGTGCTCAACGACAATTCCACTTTCAGCGCGCGGCTGCCGATCGTGGTCGGCGGCGAGCGGCGCATCTATGACGTTCAGGCACTCAGGCTCAGCGGCGGCAGCGCCGGCATCGCCATCGACGCCAGCGAAGCGACCGCGTTGCACGACGCCATGGAGCGGATGGCGGAAGCGCATCGTCGCACCCTCGATCAGTTGTCGTCAGGCGTTGCCGTGTTCGACGGCCACCGGCGGCTGGCCTTCTACAACGAATCCTACCGGCGGCTGTGGAGCCTGGATCAGGCTTTCCTCGATTCCAACCCCGACGATTCCAGCGTGCTCGACCGCTTGCGCGCGACGCGTAAACTGCCCGAACAGCCCGACTTCCGCGCCTGGAAGGCCAAGCTGCACGAGGCCTATCGCGCCGTTGAGCCGGCGACCTACAGCTGGTTCCTGCCGGACGGCCGGGCGCTGAGCGTCGTCACCACGCCAAATCTCGAAGGCGGCGTCACCTATCTGTTCGACAATGTCACCGAAAGCCTCGATCTCGCACGCCGCTACGACCGGCTGACGCGGGTCCAGCATGAAACGCTCGACAATCTTGCCGAGGCGGTTGCGGTGTTCGGCAGCAACGGCCGCGTCGAGCTGTTCAATCCTGCCTTCGTGAAAATGTGGAAGCTGTCGGCGGATTCGCTGAAAGAGCAACCCCACATCGAGACCGTGGAAGCCTGGTGCAAGCCGCTGTTCGACGACGCCCTGACCTGGCGGGCGCTGCGCGAGGCGATCACGGGAATCGAGAACCGGGCGCAGGTGGCGCTGAAGCTCGAGCGCAAGGACGGCAGCGTGCTTGATTGCATGACCATGCCGCTGCCCGATGGCGCGACGCTGTTGACCTTCCAGGACATTACCGACACCGAAAATGTCGAGCGCGCGCTGCGCGAACGCAACGAGGCGCTGGAAGCCGCCGACCAGATGAAGGTCGATTTCGTCCACCACGTGTCCTATGAGCTGCGTGCGCCGCTGACCACCATCATCGGCTTCGCGCATTTCCTCAGTGATCCCTCGACCGGCCCGCTGACGCCGAAGCAGGCGGAGTATCTCGACTACGTCACCAAATCGACCAACGCGCTGCTGGCGCTGACCAACAACATCCTCGATCTCGCCACCATCGATGCCGGCGCGATGAAGCTCGAACTCGGCCCGGTCAATATCGAAAAGGCCATCCAGGCCGCCGCCGAAGGCATTCAGGACCGGCTAGCGACCGACCGCATCGAACTCAAGGTCGACATCGATCCCAATATCGGCAACTTCACCGGCGACGAGCGGCGCGTGGTGCAGGTGCTCTATAATCTGCTCGCCAACGCCGTCGGATTCTCGCCGCACGATGCCGCTGTTATCATCAGCGCGCGGCGGACCGAGCATCGCGTGATCTTCACGGTCAGCGACTCCGGCCCCGGCATTCCGGCCGATGTGAAGGACAAAGTGTTCGACTGGTTCGAGAGCCACTCGCACGGCTCGCGCCACCGCGGCGCCGGGCTCGGCCTGTCGCTGGTGCGCTCCTTTGTCGAACTGCATGGCGGCAAGGTGCGCGTCGATTCGGTGGTCGGCAAGGGCACGACGGTCACCTGCGACTTCCCGGTCGACCAGAACGCGCACCGCAACGCCGCCGAATGA